The Alistipes megaguti sequence GTGGATCAGCTCGCGGGGCGTCCCCTCGAAGACGACGCGCCCGCCCGCCTCGCCGGCCTCGGGCCCCAGGTCGACGACCCAGTCGGCACACTTGATGATGTCCATGTTGTGTTCGACGATGACGATCGTGTGTCCGCGTTCGATCAGGGCGTTGAACGCCGCCAGCAGCTTCGAGATGTCGTGGAAGTGCAGGCCGGTGGTGGGTTCGTCGAAGATGAACATTACGCCGCCCTGCGCGGCATCCTTCGTCAGGAACGAAGCCAGCTTGACGCGCTGGCTCTCGCCGCCCGAGAGGGTCGACGACGACTGCCCGAGCTTGATGTAGCCCAGCCCGACATCCTGCAGCGGCTGCAGCCGCTCGACGATCCGCCGGCAGGTGGCGTTGCGCAGATCCTCGCCGAAGAAGGCGATGGCTTCGTCGACGGTCATTTCGAGCACGTCATAGATCGACTTGTCGCGGTACTTGACCTCGAGGATTTCGTCGCGGAAACGCTTTCCGCCGCAGGCCTCGCAGACCAGCTCGACGTCGGCCATGAACTGCATCGAGACCTTGATGACCCCTTCGCCCTGACACTCCTCGCAGCGGCCTCCGGCGACGTTGAACGAGAATGCCGCCGGTCCGAGGCCGTTGTGTTGGGCATAGGGCTGGTCGGCGAACAGCTTGCGGATCTCGTCGTAGGCCTTGATATAGGTGACGGGATTCGAGCGCGAGGATTTGCCGATGGGGTTCTGGTCGACCATCTCGATCGACTTGAGGAGCCGCACGTCGCCCTCCAGCCCGTCGAAGTCGCCGGGTTTCAGCCCCGTGTCGTAGAGCATGCGCCGCAGCGCCGGGTAGAGAATCCCCTTGGCCAGCGACGACTTGCCCGAGCCGCTGACTCCGGTGATGCAGGTCATCACGCCGAGCGGGATGCGCACGTCGATGTTTTTGAGGTTGTTTTCGCGGGCGCCGCGGATGGTGATCCACTGGCTCCAGCCGCGGACGCTCTCCGGGACGGGGATCTGACGGCGTCCCGTGAGGTAGTCGGCCGTCAGGCTGCGGTCGCACTTCAGCAGGTCGGGCAGCGTGCCGTTGAAGACCACCTGCCCGCCGTTGTAACCGGCCCCGGGGCCGATGTCGACGATCCAGTCGGCGGCGCGGATCACCTCCTCCTCGTGTTCGACGACGATCACCGTGTTGCCCAGATCGCGCAGCTGCTTCAGCACGCCGATCAGGCGGTTCGTGTCGCGGGGGTGCAGACCGATCGAGGGTTCGTCGAGGATGTACATCGAGCCGGTGAGGTTGCTGCCGAGCGACGTGGAGAGGTTGATGCGCTGGCTCTCGCCGCCCGAGAGGGTCGACGACAGCCGGTCGAGGGTCAGATAGCCGAGCCCCACGTCCGAGAGGTACTGCAGGCGGTTGCGGATCTCGACCAGAATGCGCGCGGCGGTCTTCGTGTCGTGTTCGTCGAGCTGCAGCGCGGCGAAGAAGCCGATCAGTTCGTCGACGGGCATGCGCACCAGATCGGCGATCGTTCGGCCGCCGACCTTGACGTAGAGGGCCTCCTTGCGCAGGCGCGAACCGCCGCACTCGGGACAGACGGTCTTGCCCGTGTAGCGGGCCTTCATCACGCGGAACTGAATCTTCCTCCGCTCGGAGTCAATGTACTGGAAGAATTCGTCCAGACCGTGGAAATACTGGTTTCCGCGCCACAGCAGCCGCTTTTGGGCGGGGGTCAGCTCGTGGAACGGCGTATGGATCGGGAAGTTGAATTTCGAAGCGTTGTCGATGAGCTGCTGTTTCCAGCGGCGCATCGTCTCGCCGCGCCAGCAGGCGATGGCATCCTCGTAGATGGTCTTGCTCTTGTCGGGGATGACCAGATCCTCGTCGATGCCGATCACCTTGCCGTAACCCTCGCAGCGGGGGCAGGCCCCCAGCGGGTTGTTGAAGCTGAAGAGGTGCTCGGTCGGGGGTTCGAACTCGATGCCGTCGGCCTCGAATCGCGACGAAAAGCTCTTCAGCCCCTCGTCGGTGATCGTCTCGCAGACTCCGTCACCGTAGGAGAAGGCCCTTGCCACGGAGTCACGCACACGGGTCGGGGTCTCCTCGTCGTTGTGCACACGCAGCCGGTCGACGACCAGATGGATCTCTTCGGGTTTCGTGTCGGGGCCGATTTCGGGCAGCAGCTCCTCGATGAGTTTCGTTTCGCCCTCCACGTAGACGCGCATGAAGCCGTCCGAAAGCAGCAGCGTGAGCTTCTCGATGATCCCCTGCCCCTTCGTCAGCACCAGCGGAGCGGCGATGATGACCCGCTCTCCGTCGTGGGCCAGAAGGTATTCG is a genomic window containing:
- the uvrA gene encoding excinuclease ABC subunit UvrA translates to MEKHENCIYIKGARVHNLRNISLEIPHEKLVVITGLSGSGKSTLAFDTIFAEGQRRYVESLSAYARQFLGKINKPDVDIIEGIAPAIAIEQKVNTRNPRSTVGTTTEIYDYLKLLFARAGHTFSPVSGQEVRCYSTDDVAEYLLAHDGERVIIAAPLVLTKGQGIIEKLTLLLSDGFMRVYVEGETKLIEELLPEIGPDTKPEEIHLVVDRLRVHNDEETPTRVRDSVARAFSYGDGVCETITDEGLKSFSSRFEADGIEFEPPTEHLFSFNNPLGACPRCEGYGKVIGIDEDLVIPDKSKTIYEDAIACWRGETMRRWKQQLIDNASKFNFPIHTPFHELTPAQKRLLWRGNQYFHGLDEFFQYIDSERRKIQFRVMKARYTGKTVCPECGGSRLRKEALYVKVGGRTIADLVRMPVDELIGFFAALQLDEHDTKTAARILVEIRNRLQYLSDVGLGYLTLDRLSSTLSGGESQRINLSTSLGSNLTGSMYILDEPSIGLHPRDTNRLIGVLKQLRDLGNTVIVVEHEEEVIRAADWIVDIGPGAGYNGGQVVFNGTLPDLLKCDRSLTADYLTGRRQIPVPESVRGWSQWITIRGARENNLKNIDVRIPLGVMTCITGVSGSGKSSLAKGILYPALRRMLYDTGLKPGDFDGLEGDVRLLKSIEMVDQNPIGKSSRSNPVTYIKAYDEIRKLFADQPYAQHNGLGPAAFSFNVAGGRCEECQGEGVIKVSMQFMADVELVCEACGGKRFRDEILEVKYRDKSIYDVLEMTVDEAIAFFGEDLRNATCRRIVERLQPLQDVGLGYIKLGQSSSTLSGGESQRVKLASFLTKDAAQGGVMFIFDEPTTGLHFHDISKLLAAFNALIERGHTIVIVEHNMDIIKCADWVVDLGPEAGEAGGRVVFEGTPRELIHCPGSHTGEFLRRHIEH